A portion of the Acanthopagrus latus isolate v.2019 chromosome 21, fAcaLat1.1, whole genome shotgun sequence genome contains these proteins:
- the prkab2 gene encoding 5'-AMP-activated protein kinase subunit beta-2, which produces MGNTSDRVAGDRHGAKAHRSDSSGSHKDQEPSSKMVDSTDDPNIFNTHGPESKASGEKEFTPDLDDLVKTGPQARPTVIRWGGGGKEVYIAGSFNNWSTKIPLNKSHNDFVAILDLPEGEHQYKFFVDGQWVHDASEPIVTSQLGTINNLIQVKKSDFEVFDALQVDSLECSDTSDLSSSPPGPYGQEQYIFRPEEHFKAPPILPPHLLQVILNKDTNISCDPALLPEPNHVMLNHLYALSIKDGVMVLSATHRYKKKYVTSLLYKPI; this is translated from the exons ATGGGCAACACAAGTGACAGGGTGGCCGGAGATCGGCACGGAGCCAAAGCCCACCGCTCCGACAGCAGCGGCAGTCACAAAGACCAGGAGCCCAGCAGCAAGATGGTGGACAGCACAGACGACCCCAACATCTTCAACACCCACGGGCCAGAGTCCAAG GCATCAGGAGAAAAAGAATTCACCCCAGATCTGGATGATCTGGTGAAAACTGGTCCTCAGGCTCGACCCACGGTCATCCGCTGGGGCGGAGGTGGAAAGGAGGTCTACATTGCTGGTTCCTTTAACAACTGGAGCACGAAGATACCACTAAATAAAAG CCATAATGACTTTGTAGCGATCCTGGACCTGCCAGAGGGAGAGCACCAGTACAAGTTCTTTGTCGATGGACAGTGGGTCCATGATGCGTCAGAG CCAATTGTAACCAGTCAGCTCGGCACCATCAACAACCTGATCCAGGTGAAGAAGTCAGACTTTGAGGTGTTTGACGCCCTGCAGGTCGACTCTCTGGAGTGCTCCGACACATCAG atctGTCCAGCTCCCCTCCAGGTCCATACGGGCAGGAGCAGTACATCTTCAGACCCGAGGAGCATTTCAAAGCTCCACCTATactccctccccacctccttCAAGTCATTCTCAACAAGGACACCAATATATCC TGTGACCCTGCCCTGCTGCCTGAACCCAACCACGTCATGCTAAACCATCTTTACGCCCTCTCAATAAAG gACGGCGTGATGGTGCTGAGCGCGACTCACAGATACAAGAAGAAATACGTCACCTCTCTGCTTTACAAGCCGATCTAA